The Meleagris gallopavo isolate NT-WF06-2002-E0010 breed Aviagen turkey brand Nicholas breeding stock chromosome 10, Turkey_5.1, whole genome shotgun sequence genome contains a region encoding:
- the CCDC18 gene encoding coiled-coil domain-containing protein 18 isoform X1, which produces MEYSMWARSRSDDEELLVAVESLRSQLRRTEKSLQSVGAELSSAGMREHSDCCFDEAADLTLENLVQLTCNSQCSSNCKKTVGKTYCWDFQRKSKQDLMPTAFDKAVEENEHLKEKLNDLFEQNASLASQNHYLKNRVETTNLELMESKTRISYLESTLGTHLVSIPKLEERIVTLEAEVSAQDKILRDAENKLEQSQKTVMERESVLQRYKKDYENLKIELIERNEQGKRAEQQRNEALLNAEELTRVFQKYKEKITGRFEKVQAEGARLENYIVNCEKEREKLNEKCVSYRKHLDIQDEQLRQLREENHNAKKEIVTLEAKNSEMMSTLNQSNQKILGLEKELNEKKRVLKEKNALVSENAELRALNAQQHDNLKLCHQEMENSRRELNLLETIISQLSSSTSEEFNWHNLKCQLSSSSTKEAVSESWESNKPLTAGLSTELATKEAETGKPHTNLTASNTVEHLLNESERQEKRGLCGLETEPVKLIKTQEERSKCQQLELVSKQFEKERQRFKKEMEKLRVKLAKLDNENLSLKTSMAQRTSQFQSMQEELSAKTLKTNTLKQEVAKKSTQLSALKKQLEEKSVAYSAAAARSTELEQELMRKNKHIRELETTVSEEHKQLTSAFEKAKLIHLEQHREMEKQIELLQTQLDKKHQQFVEQETTISVLQQDIIHKQHHIESLDGLLMESGEELKKQDLKKDERLKILESQLNEQTIKVKQLESALDVCKEELALYLSRTEENKEMFENQLKKKSKEVCYLQKEIKLKGRNLQDTSEQNILLQQTLHHQQQMLQQETIRTGELEDNQTKLEEQVSTLEQELQKQKVYAEDELRKVEEKLYLACQEADLSRRKVDELNNIIRQKTLEMDECKNELSGMGKEVVQLKQDIDDKTMQISHLDITLKEARSELSGKTSEVTALEDKLLQSETCHREALQKIAGLESALQNAHGELKVISLQLQGLQDALQNAQLSLEEKQATIMNLTAELRYCKGEIEDKKQELLDMDQALKERNWELKQRAAQITQLDMTVREHKGEMEQQIIQLECNLEKSELEVKECNKQIESLESKLQHSKEELREKDFELLQRNQEINQLKKKMGRQQQSLEALEKTVKNQENCIGDQYREALDLGQQLKLEREQLQHTHSELVEARQMLVQSQREADRLACELEEVNHLSQEKESRANRLAEELGAAKAREAQLELQMQSEINRLFAEISSLQDTRQIKKLAREKDQAKRQISTEHQKFDSYHLSEHLQQMKVESEEAQDNVSNLQLQLQVRDEMVRAASETLLVKVREL; this is translated from the exons ATGGAGTACAGCATGTGGGCTCGTTCTAGAAGTGACGATGAAGAACTGCTCGTAGCTGTGGAGTCGTTACGGAGTCAGCTGAGGAGAACTGAGAAAAGCTTACAGAGCGTAGGGGCAGAGCTTTCCAG CGCTGGTATGAGGGAACATTCTGATTGCTGCTTTGATGAGGCTGCAGACCTCACCCTGGAGAACCTTGTTCAGCTTACCTGCAACAGTCAGTGCTCTTCCAACTGCAAGAAGACTGTTGGTAAAACGTATTGCTGggattttcaaagaaaatccaAA CAGGACTTGATGCCTACAGCTTTTGATAAAgctgtggaagaaaatgaacatCTTAAGGAGAAACTGAATGATCTTTTTGAGCAAAATGCATCTTTGGCTTCTCAGAACCATTACCTAAAGAACAGAGTTGAAACAACAAACTTGGAATTGATGGAGTcaaaaacaaga atttcttaCCTTGAGTCAACTTTAGGTACACATTTAGTCAGCATTCCTAAGTTAGAAGAGCGAATTGTAACTTTGGAAGCAGAAGTTTCAGCCCAAGATAAAATTCTAAG agatgcagaaaataaactaGAGCAAAGCCAGAAAACAGTAATGGAAAGAGAAAGCGTGTTGCAAAGATACAAAAAGGActatgaaaatctgaaaattgaGTTAATTGAACGGAATGAGCAAGGAAAAAG agcagaacaacaaagaaatgaagcttTATTGAATGCTGAGGAGCTAACAAGAGTTTTCCAAAAGTATAAGGAGAAAATAACTGGAAGATTTGAAAAG gtTCAAGCTGAAGGAGCACGTTTAGAAAACTATATAGTTaattgtgaaaaagaaagagagaagttgAATGAAAAATGTGTCAGCTACAGAAAGCATCTAGACATCCAGGATGAGCAATTAAG GCAACTAAGGGAAGAGAATCACAAcgcaaaaaaagaaattgtaactCTGGAGGCAAAGAACAGTGAAATGATGTCAACATTGAATCAGTCTAATCAGAAGATCCTTGGGCTTGAAAAGGAacttaatgaaaagaaaagagtacttaaagagaaaaatgctcttgtcagtgaaaatgcagagctgagaGCGCTTAATGCACAACAGCATGACAACTTGAAATTATGCCATCAAGAAATGGAGAATTCAAGGCGAGAGCTCAACTTACTAGAAACCATAATTTCTCAGTTGTCTTCAAGTACATCTGAAGAG TTTAATTGGCATAACCTGAAATGTCAGCTATCCAGTTCATCCACCAAAGAAGCTGTCTCTGAATCTTGGGAATCAAATAAACCTTTGACTGCAGGCCTGAG CACAGAATTAGCAACAAAGGAAGCAGAAACTGGAAAGCCTCACACAAACTTAACTGCCTCTAATACAGTTGAGCACTTATTGAATGAAagtgaaagacaagaaaaaagaggGCTGTGTGGCCTGGAAACAGAGCCTGTCAAATTGATCAAAACTCAAGAAG aGAGGAGTAAATGTCAACAGCTGGAACTTGTCAGTAAACAGTTTGAAAAGGAGAGACAAAGATTCAAGAAGGAGATGGAAAAATTACGTGTTAAACTGGCAAAACTAGATAATGAGAATTTGTCTTTGAAGACCAGCATGGCTCAGAGAACCAGTCAGTTTCAAAGCATGCAGGAAGAGCTATCAGCGAAGACTTTAAAAACTAATACCTTAAAGCAAGAA GTAGCAAAGAAATCTACTCAGCTTTCTGCGCTTAAGaaacaactggaagaaaaatctgttgcttattctgctgctgcagcgcGAAGTACTGAATTGGAACAGGAACTCATG agaaaaaacaaacacattcgTGAGTTGGAAACAACTGTCAGTGAAGAACACAAGCAGCTaacttctgcttttgaaaaagcaaaattgatTCATCttgagcagcacagagagatGGAGAAACAAATAGAACTA CTTCAGACACAGCTAGATAAGAAACATCAACAATTTGTAGAACAAGAGACGACAATATCTGTTTTGCAACAAGATATTATACATAAACAGCATCACATCGAATCATTGGATGGACTACTGATGGAGAGCGGAGAG GAACTGAAGAAGCAAGATCTCAAGAAAGATGAGAGACTGAAGATACTGGAGAGTCAGTTAAATGAGCAAACAATCAAA GTGAAACAACTTGAGTCAGCGCTAGATGTATGTAAGGAAGAACTTGCACTGTATTTGAGTCGGACGGAAGAAAATAAGGAGATGTTTGAAAATCAGCTCAAAAAGAAGTCTAAAGAG gtttgttatttgcaaaaagaaataaaactaaaagGTCGTAATCTTCAGGACACAAGTGAACAGAACATTCTCCTGCAACAGACTTTGCATCATCAGCAGCAAATGTTGCAGCAAGAAACTATTAGAACTGGGGAACTGGAAGATAATCAAACCAAGCTTGAAGAACAG GTATCTACTTTAGAACAAgaacttcagaaacagaaggtATATGCAGAAGATGAGTTGAGAAAGGTAGAGGAGAAACTCTACCTAGCTTGCCAGGAAGCAGATTTAAGCAGACGAAAGGTGGATGAACTTAATAACATAATCCG GCAAAAGACACTGGAGATGGATGAGTGTAAGAATGAACTTTCTGGTATGGGAAAAGAAGTAGTGCAATTAAAACAAGACATTGATGACAAAACAATGCAAATAAGTCATTTGGACATCACTTTGAAGGAAGCACGATCAGAGCTCAGTGGAAAGACAAGTGAGG TGACCGCTTTAGAAGATAAACTGCTTCAAAGTGAGACTTGCCACAGGGAGGCATTACAGAAAATAGCGGGGCTAGAATCTGCATTGCAAAATGCCCATGGAGAATTAAAAGTCATTTCACTACAGCTTCAGGGGTTGCAAGATGCGTTACAGAATGCACAGTTGTCTCTGGAGGAGAAGCAGGCTACTATCATGAATCTAACAGCTGAGCTCAG GTATTGCAAGGGAGAAATTGAAGACAAAAAACAAGAGCTGCTTGACATGGACCAagcactgaaagaaaggaattgGGAACTGAAACAAAGAGCAGCACAG ATTACACAGTTGGATATGACAGTTCGTGAGCATAAGGGAGAAATGGAACAACAAATAATTCAGTTAGAGTGCAATTTAGAGAAATCAGAGTTAGAAGTTAAGGAATGTAACAAACAG ATTGAGAGCTTAGAGAGCAAACTCCAGCATTCTAAGGAGGAACTTCGTGAAAAAGACTTTGAACTGCTCCAgagaaatcaagaaataaatcagctgaagaagaaaatgggaagacaACAACAGAGCCTAGAAGCTcttgaaaaa ACAGTGAAAAACCAGGAGAATTGCATTGGAGACCAGTACAGGGAAGCATTAGATTTGGGTCAGCAATTGAAGCTAGAACGAGAACAGCTGCAGCATACTCACTCAGAGCTGGTGGAGGCTCGTCAAATGCTAGTGCAGTCCCAAAGAGAAGCAGACAGACTCGCGTGTGAATTAGAAGAAGTAAACCATCTGTCCCAAGAGAAG GAATCTCGTGCAAACCGTCTGGCAGAAGAACTGGGTGCTGCCAAGGCTCGTGAAGCTCAACTAGAACTACAAATGCAATCTGAGATAAACAGGCTTTTTGCAGAAATAAGTTCATTACAAGACACTCGTCAGATAAAG AAGCTTGCTCGCGAGAAAGACCAAGCGAAAAGACAGATATCAACAGAACACCAGAAATTTGATTCTTACCATCTGAGTGAACACTTGCAGCAGATGAAGGTAGAGTCAGAAGAGGCTCAAGATAATGTCAGTAATCTGCAGTTACAGCTTCAGGTGAGAGATGAAATGGTTCGTGCTGCAAGTGAAACATTGCTTGTTAAG GTTAGAGAATTAT
- the CCDC18 gene encoding coiled-coil domain-containing protein 18 isoform X7: MPTAFDKAVEENEHLKEKLNDLFEQNASLASQNHYLKNRVETTNLELMESKTRISYLESTLGTHLVSIPKLEERIVTLEAEVSAQDKILRDAENKLEQSQKTVMERESVLQRYKKDYENLKIELIERNEQGKRAEQQRNEALLNAEELTRVFQKYKEKITGRFEKVQAEGARLENYIVNCEKEREKLNEKCVSYRKHLDIQDEQLRQLREENHNAKKEIVTLEAKNSEMMSTLNQSNQKILGLEKELNEKKRVLKEKNALVSENAELRALNAQQHDNLKLCHQEMENSRRELNLLETIISQLSSSTSEEFNWHNLKCQLSSSSTKEAVSESWESNKPLTAGLSTELATKEAETGKPHTNLTASNTVEHLLNESERQEKRGLCGLETEPVKLIKTQEERSKCQQLELVSKQFEKERQRFKKEMEKLRVKLAKLDNENLSLKTSMAQRTSQFQSMQEELSAKTLKTNTLKQEVAKKSTQLSALKKQLEEKSVAYSAAAARSTELEQELMRKNKHIRELETTVSEEHKQLTSAFEKAKLIHLEQHREMEKQIELLQTQLDKKHQQFVEQETTISVLQQDIIHKQHHIESLDGLLMESGEELKKQDLKKDERLKILESQLNEQTIKVKQLESALDVCKEELALYLSRTEENKEMFENQLKKKSKEVCYLQKEIKLKGRNLQDTSEQNILLQQTLHHQQQMLQQETIRTGELEDNQTKLEEQVSTLEQELQKQKVYAEDELRKVEEKLYLACQEADLSRRKVDELNNIIRQKTLEMDECKNELSGMGKEVVQLKQDIDDKTMQISHLDITLKEARSELSGKTSEVTALEDKLLQSETCHREALQKIAGLESALQNAHGELKVISLQLQGLQDALQNAQLSLEEKQATIMNLTAELRYCKGEIEDKKQELLDMDQALKERNWELKQRAAQITQLDMTVREHKGEMEQQIIQLECNLEKSELEVKECNKQIESLESKLQHSKEELREKDFELLQRNQEINQLKKKMGRQQQSLEALEKTVKNQENCIGDQYREALDLGQQLKLEREQLQHTHSELVEARQMLVQSQREADRLACELEEVNHLSQEKESRANRLAEELGAAKAREAQLELQMQSEINRLFAEISSLQDTRQIKKLAREKDQAKRQISTEHQKFDSYHLSEHLQQMKVESEEAQDNVSNLQLQLQVRDEMVRAASETLLVKVREL, translated from the exons ATGCCTACAGCTTTTGATAAAgctgtggaagaaaatgaacatCTTAAGGAGAAACTGAATGATCTTTTTGAGCAAAATGCATCTTTGGCTTCTCAGAACCATTACCTAAAGAACAGAGTTGAAACAACAAACTTGGAATTGATGGAGTcaaaaacaaga atttcttaCCTTGAGTCAACTTTAGGTACACATTTAGTCAGCATTCCTAAGTTAGAAGAGCGAATTGTAACTTTGGAAGCAGAAGTTTCAGCCCAAGATAAAATTCTAAG agatgcagaaaataaactaGAGCAAAGCCAGAAAACAGTAATGGAAAGAGAAAGCGTGTTGCAAAGATACAAAAAGGActatgaaaatctgaaaattgaGTTAATTGAACGGAATGAGCAAGGAAAAAG agcagaacaacaaagaaatgaagcttTATTGAATGCTGAGGAGCTAACAAGAGTTTTCCAAAAGTATAAGGAGAAAATAACTGGAAGATTTGAAAAG gtTCAAGCTGAAGGAGCACGTTTAGAAAACTATATAGTTaattgtgaaaaagaaagagagaagttgAATGAAAAATGTGTCAGCTACAGAAAGCATCTAGACATCCAGGATGAGCAATTAAG GCAACTAAGGGAAGAGAATCACAAcgcaaaaaaagaaattgtaactCTGGAGGCAAAGAACAGTGAAATGATGTCAACATTGAATCAGTCTAATCAGAAGATCCTTGGGCTTGAAAAGGAacttaatgaaaagaaaagagtacttaaagagaaaaatgctcttgtcagtgaaaatgcagagctgagaGCGCTTAATGCACAACAGCATGACAACTTGAAATTATGCCATCAAGAAATGGAGAATTCAAGGCGAGAGCTCAACTTACTAGAAACCATAATTTCTCAGTTGTCTTCAAGTACATCTGAAGAG TTTAATTGGCATAACCTGAAATGTCAGCTATCCAGTTCATCCACCAAAGAAGCTGTCTCTGAATCTTGGGAATCAAATAAACCTTTGACTGCAGGCCTGAG CACAGAATTAGCAACAAAGGAAGCAGAAACTGGAAAGCCTCACACAAACTTAACTGCCTCTAATACAGTTGAGCACTTATTGAATGAAagtgaaagacaagaaaaaagaggGCTGTGTGGCCTGGAAACAGAGCCTGTCAAATTGATCAAAACTCAAGAAG aGAGGAGTAAATGTCAACAGCTGGAACTTGTCAGTAAACAGTTTGAAAAGGAGAGACAAAGATTCAAGAAGGAGATGGAAAAATTACGTGTTAAACTGGCAAAACTAGATAATGAGAATTTGTCTTTGAAGACCAGCATGGCTCAGAGAACCAGTCAGTTTCAAAGCATGCAGGAAGAGCTATCAGCGAAGACTTTAAAAACTAATACCTTAAAGCAAGAA GTAGCAAAGAAATCTACTCAGCTTTCTGCGCTTAAGaaacaactggaagaaaaatctgttgcttattctgctgctgcagcgcGAAGTACTGAATTGGAACAGGAACTCATG agaaaaaacaaacacattcgTGAGTTGGAAACAACTGTCAGTGAAGAACACAAGCAGCTaacttctgcttttgaaaaagcaaaattgatTCATCttgagcagcacagagagatGGAGAAACAAATAGAACTA CTTCAGACACAGCTAGATAAGAAACATCAACAATTTGTAGAACAAGAGACGACAATATCTGTTTTGCAACAAGATATTATACATAAACAGCATCACATCGAATCATTGGATGGACTACTGATGGAGAGCGGAGAG GAACTGAAGAAGCAAGATCTCAAGAAAGATGAGAGACTGAAGATACTGGAGAGTCAGTTAAATGAGCAAACAATCAAA GTGAAACAACTTGAGTCAGCGCTAGATGTATGTAAGGAAGAACTTGCACTGTATTTGAGTCGGACGGAAGAAAATAAGGAGATGTTTGAAAATCAGCTCAAAAAGAAGTCTAAAGAG gtttgttatttgcaaaaagaaataaaactaaaagGTCGTAATCTTCAGGACACAAGTGAACAGAACATTCTCCTGCAACAGACTTTGCATCATCAGCAGCAAATGTTGCAGCAAGAAACTATTAGAACTGGGGAACTGGAAGATAATCAAACCAAGCTTGAAGAACAG GTATCTACTTTAGAACAAgaacttcagaaacagaaggtATATGCAGAAGATGAGTTGAGAAAGGTAGAGGAGAAACTCTACCTAGCTTGCCAGGAAGCAGATTTAAGCAGACGAAAGGTGGATGAACTTAATAACATAATCCG GCAAAAGACACTGGAGATGGATGAGTGTAAGAATGAACTTTCTGGTATGGGAAAAGAAGTAGTGCAATTAAAACAAGACATTGATGACAAAACAATGCAAATAAGTCATTTGGACATCACTTTGAAGGAAGCACGATCAGAGCTCAGTGGAAAGACAAGTGAGG TGACCGCTTTAGAAGATAAACTGCTTCAAAGTGAGACTTGCCACAGGGAGGCATTACAGAAAATAGCGGGGCTAGAATCTGCATTGCAAAATGCCCATGGAGAATTAAAAGTCATTTCACTACAGCTTCAGGGGTTGCAAGATGCGTTACAGAATGCACAGTTGTCTCTGGAGGAGAAGCAGGCTACTATCATGAATCTAACAGCTGAGCTCAG GTATTGCAAGGGAGAAATTGAAGACAAAAAACAAGAGCTGCTTGACATGGACCAagcactgaaagaaaggaattgGGAACTGAAACAAAGAGCAGCACAG ATTACACAGTTGGATATGACAGTTCGTGAGCATAAGGGAGAAATGGAACAACAAATAATTCAGTTAGAGTGCAATTTAGAGAAATCAGAGTTAGAAGTTAAGGAATGTAACAAACAG ATTGAGAGCTTAGAGAGCAAACTCCAGCATTCTAAGGAGGAACTTCGTGAAAAAGACTTTGAACTGCTCCAgagaaatcaagaaataaatcagctgaagaagaaaatgggaagacaACAACAGAGCCTAGAAGCTcttgaaaaa ACAGTGAAAAACCAGGAGAATTGCATTGGAGACCAGTACAGGGAAGCATTAGATTTGGGTCAGCAATTGAAGCTAGAACGAGAACAGCTGCAGCATACTCACTCAGAGCTGGTGGAGGCTCGTCAAATGCTAGTGCAGTCCCAAAGAGAAGCAGACAGACTCGCGTGTGAATTAGAAGAAGTAAACCATCTGTCCCAAGAGAAG GAATCTCGTGCAAACCGTCTGGCAGAAGAACTGGGTGCTGCCAAGGCTCGTGAAGCTCAACTAGAACTACAAATGCAATCTGAGATAAACAGGCTTTTTGCAGAAATAAGTTCATTACAAGACACTCGTCAGATAAAG AAGCTTGCTCGCGAGAAAGACCAAGCGAAAAGACAGATATCAACAGAACACCAGAAATTTGATTCTTACCATCTGAGTGAACACTTGCAGCAGATGAAGGTAGAGTCAGAAGAGGCTCAAGATAATGTCAGTAATCTGCAGTTACAGCTTCAGGTGAGAGATGAAATGGTTCGTGCTGCAAGTGAAACATTGCTTGTTAAG GTTAGAGAATTAT
- the CCDC18 gene encoding coiled-coil domain-containing protein 18 isoform X8 has protein sequence MSKEKEQQRNEALLNAEELTRVFQKYKEKITGRFEKVQAEGARLENYIVNCEKEREKLNEKCVSYRKHLDIQDEQLRQLREENHNAKKEIVTLEAKNSEMMSTLNQSNQKILGLEKELNEKKRVLKEKNALVSENAELRALNAQQHDNLKLCHQEMENSRRELNLLETIISQLSSSTSEEFNWHNLKCQLSSSSTKEAVSESWESNKPLTAGLSTELATKEAETGKPHTNLTASNTVEHLLNESERQEKRGLCGLETEPVKLIKTQEERSKCQQLELVSKQFEKERQRFKKEMEKLRVKLAKLDNENLSLKTSMAQRTSQFQSMQEELSAKTLKTNTLKQEVAKKSTQLSALKKQLEEKSVAYSAAAARSTELEQELMRKNKHIRELETTVSEEHKQLTSAFEKAKLIHLEQHREMEKQIELLQTQLDKKHQQFVEQETTISVLQQDIIHKQHHIESLDGLLMESGEELKKQDLKKDERLKILESQLNEQTIKVKQLESALDVCKEELALYLSRTEENKEMFENQLKKKSKEVCYLQKEIKLKGRNLQDTSEQNILLQQTLHHQQQMLQQETIRTGELEDNQTKLEEQVSTLEQELQKQKVYAEDELRKVEEKLYLACQEADLSRRKVDELNNIIRQKTLEMDECKNELSGMGKEVVQLKQDIDDKTMQISHLDITLKEARSELSGKTSEVTALEDKLLQSETCHREALQKIAGLESALQNAHGELKVISLQLQGLQDALQNAQLSLEEKQATIMNLTAELRYCKGEIEDKKQELLDMDQALKERNWELKQRAAQITQLDMTVREHKGEMEQQIIQLECNLEKSELEVKECNKQIESLESKLQHSKEELREKDFELLQRNQEINQLKKKMGRQQQSLEALEKTVKNQENCIGDQYREALDLGQQLKLEREQLQHTHSELVEARQMLVQSQREADRLACELEEVNHLSQEKESRANRLAEELGAAKAREAQLELQMQSEINRLFAEISSLQDTRQIKKLAREKDQAKRQISTEHQKFDSYHLSEHLQQMKVESEEAQDNVSNLQLQLQVRDEMVRAASETLLVKVREL, from the exons ATGAGCAAGGAAAAAG aacaacaaagaaatgaagcttTATTGAATGCTGAGGAGCTAACAAGAGTTTTCCAAAAGTATAAGGAGAAAATAACTGGAAGATTTGAAAAG gtTCAAGCTGAAGGAGCACGTTTAGAAAACTATATAGTTaattgtgaaaaagaaagagagaagttgAATGAAAAATGTGTCAGCTACAGAAAGCATCTAGACATCCAGGATGAGCAATTAAG GCAACTAAGGGAAGAGAATCACAAcgcaaaaaaagaaattgtaactCTGGAGGCAAAGAACAGTGAAATGATGTCAACATTGAATCAGTCTAATCAGAAGATCCTTGGGCTTGAAAAGGAacttaatgaaaagaaaagagtacttaaagagaaaaatgctcttgtcagtgaaaatgcagagctgagaGCGCTTAATGCACAACAGCATGACAACTTGAAATTATGCCATCAAGAAATGGAGAATTCAAGGCGAGAGCTCAACTTACTAGAAACCATAATTTCTCAGTTGTCTTCAAGTACATCTGAAGAG TTTAATTGGCATAACCTGAAATGTCAGCTATCCAGTTCATCCACCAAAGAAGCTGTCTCTGAATCTTGGGAATCAAATAAACCTTTGACTGCAGGCCTGAG CACAGAATTAGCAACAAAGGAAGCAGAAACTGGAAAGCCTCACACAAACTTAACTGCCTCTAATACAGTTGAGCACTTATTGAATGAAagtgaaagacaagaaaaaagaggGCTGTGTGGCCTGGAAACAGAGCCTGTCAAATTGATCAAAACTCAAGAAG aGAGGAGTAAATGTCAACAGCTGGAACTTGTCAGTAAACAGTTTGAAAAGGAGAGACAAAGATTCAAGAAGGAGATGGAAAAATTACGTGTTAAACTGGCAAAACTAGATAATGAGAATTTGTCTTTGAAGACCAGCATGGCTCAGAGAACCAGTCAGTTTCAAAGCATGCAGGAAGAGCTATCAGCGAAGACTTTAAAAACTAATACCTTAAAGCAAGAA GTAGCAAAGAAATCTACTCAGCTTTCTGCGCTTAAGaaacaactggaagaaaaatctgttgcttattctgctgctgcagcgcGAAGTACTGAATTGGAACAGGAACTCATG agaaaaaacaaacacattcgTGAGTTGGAAACAACTGTCAGTGAAGAACACAAGCAGCTaacttctgcttttgaaaaagcaaaattgatTCATCttgagcagcacagagagatGGAGAAACAAATAGAACTA CTTCAGACACAGCTAGATAAGAAACATCAACAATTTGTAGAACAAGAGACGACAATATCTGTTTTGCAACAAGATATTATACATAAACAGCATCACATCGAATCATTGGATGGACTACTGATGGAGAGCGGAGAG GAACTGAAGAAGCAAGATCTCAAGAAAGATGAGAGACTGAAGATACTGGAGAGTCAGTTAAATGAGCAAACAATCAAA GTGAAACAACTTGAGTCAGCGCTAGATGTATGTAAGGAAGAACTTGCACTGTATTTGAGTCGGACGGAAGAAAATAAGGAGATGTTTGAAAATCAGCTCAAAAAGAAGTCTAAAGAG gtttgttatttgcaaaaagaaataaaactaaaagGTCGTAATCTTCAGGACACAAGTGAACAGAACATTCTCCTGCAACAGACTTTGCATCATCAGCAGCAAATGTTGCAGCAAGAAACTATTAGAACTGGGGAACTGGAAGATAATCAAACCAAGCTTGAAGAACAG GTATCTACTTTAGAACAAgaacttcagaaacagaaggtATATGCAGAAGATGAGTTGAGAAAGGTAGAGGAGAAACTCTACCTAGCTTGCCAGGAAGCAGATTTAAGCAGACGAAAGGTGGATGAACTTAATAACATAATCCG GCAAAAGACACTGGAGATGGATGAGTGTAAGAATGAACTTTCTGGTATGGGAAAAGAAGTAGTGCAATTAAAACAAGACATTGATGACAAAACAATGCAAATAAGTCATTTGGACATCACTTTGAAGGAAGCACGATCAGAGCTCAGTGGAAAGACAAGTGAGG TGACCGCTTTAGAAGATAAACTGCTTCAAAGTGAGACTTGCCACAGGGAGGCATTACAGAAAATAGCGGGGCTAGAATCTGCATTGCAAAATGCCCATGGAGAATTAAAAGTCATTTCACTACAGCTTCAGGGGTTGCAAGATGCGTTACAGAATGCACAGTTGTCTCTGGAGGAGAAGCAGGCTACTATCATGAATCTAACAGCTGAGCTCAG GTATTGCAAGGGAGAAATTGAAGACAAAAAACAAGAGCTGCTTGACATGGACCAagcactgaaagaaaggaattgGGAACTGAAACAAAGAGCAGCACAG ATTACACAGTTGGATATGACAGTTCGTGAGCATAAGGGAGAAATGGAACAACAAATAATTCAGTTAGAGTGCAATTTAGAGAAATCAGAGTTAGAAGTTAAGGAATGTAACAAACAG ATTGAGAGCTTAGAGAGCAAACTCCAGCATTCTAAGGAGGAACTTCGTGAAAAAGACTTTGAACTGCTCCAgagaaatcaagaaataaatcagctgaagaagaaaatgggaagacaACAACAGAGCCTAGAAGCTcttgaaaaa ACAGTGAAAAACCAGGAGAATTGCATTGGAGACCAGTACAGGGAAGCATTAGATTTGGGTCAGCAATTGAAGCTAGAACGAGAACAGCTGCAGCATACTCACTCAGAGCTGGTGGAGGCTCGTCAAATGCTAGTGCAGTCCCAAAGAGAAGCAGACAGACTCGCGTGTGAATTAGAAGAAGTAAACCATCTGTCCCAAGAGAAG GAATCTCGTGCAAACCGTCTGGCAGAAGAACTGGGTGCTGCCAAGGCTCGTGAAGCTCAACTAGAACTACAAATGCAATCTGAGATAAACAGGCTTTTTGCAGAAATAAGTTCATTACAAGACACTCGTCAGATAAAG AAGCTTGCTCGCGAGAAAGACCAAGCGAAAAGACAGATATCAACAGAACACCAGAAATTTGATTCTTACCATCTGAGTGAACACTTGCAGCAGATGAAGGTAGAGTCAGAAGAGGCTCAAGATAATGTCAGTAATCTGCAGTTACAGCTTCAGGTGAGAGATGAAATGGTTCGTGCTGCAAGTGAAACATTGCTTGTTAAG GTTAGAGAATTAT